One genomic segment of Hymenobacter psoromatis includes these proteins:
- a CDS encoding BON domain-containing protein, producing MYMPVHIHTIETRLADADILTAVARLFDQPKGVGAARITTACREGIVALTGFTDSLLARQRAAELVKAIRGVRGVLNELSVRTPDVPDGELRRRVQQALAQDPAVSGYVLDCRAYAGAVTVEGTVQSWAEAQLVLQVLFGVPGLRQLHNHLVVRGGPLTNSDAEITTQIQAFLTWDIRVQSTRIDVLTIDGVVYLTGAVGSAAEHDQVVTTAYVAGARCVKADELHVAYWAQDPALSRQKFAPKADADVAQAIRDALRYDPRLDPLLPTVQVRAGVVTLLGTLSNLRARQAAEQDARNVLGTWEVHNLLKVRSAQPEPDAHIQAQVQAALLHDSYVRRRCFAVQVTNGCVQLAGVVPDHFDRERAADVAAGINGVVEVLNHVRLAAAPGVQVAPDTGEAVPPTLALLSREAMDAQLAQRLHQHYHWSALLHNQPIDLGVRAGRVTLSGTVGSWLARQQAVSEAYACGATDVNNHLRIIA from the coding sequence ATGTACATGCCCGTTCACATACATACCATCGAAACCCGCCTGGCCGATGCCGATATCCTCACCGCCGTGGCGCGACTCTTCGACCAGCCGAAGGGGGTAGGCGCGGCCCGCATTACCACGGCCTGCCGCGAGGGCATCGTGGCGCTAACGGGCTTCACCGATAGTCTGCTGGCACGGCAGCGAGCCGCCGAGCTGGTCAAGGCTATTCGCGGCGTGCGCGGGGTGCTAAATGAGCTGAGCGTGCGCACCCCCGATGTACCCGACGGCGAACTGCGCCGCCGCGTGCAACAGGCCCTGGCCCAGGACCCGGCCGTAAGTGGCTATGTGCTAGACTGCCGGGCCTACGCCGGGGCCGTGACGGTGGAAGGCACTGTGCAGTCGTGGGCTGAAGCGCAGCTGGTGCTTCAGGTGCTGTTTGGGGTGCCCGGCCTGCGCCAGCTGCACAACCACCTGGTGGTGCGCGGTGGCCCACTCACCAACTCCGATGCGGAAATTACGACGCAAATTCAAGCGTTTCTGACTTGGGATATCCGGGTGCAAAGCACGCGGATAGACGTGCTGACCATCGACGGCGTGGTCTACCTCACGGGGGCCGTGGGCTCGGCTGCCGAGCACGACCAGGTAGTGACCACGGCCTACGTAGCCGGTGCCCGCTGCGTGAAAGCCGATGAGCTGCACGTGGCGTACTGGGCCCAGGACCCGGCCCTGAGCCGCCAGAAATTTGCCCCCAAGGCCGATGCCGACGTGGCCCAGGCCATCCGCGATGCACTTCGCTACGACCCGCGCCTCGACCCGCTGCTACCCACGGTGCAGGTGCGCGCCGGGGTGGTTACACTGCTGGGCACGCTCAGCAACCTGCGGGCCCGGCAGGCCGCCGAGCAGGACGCTCGCAATGTGCTGGGAACCTGGGAAGTACACAACTTGCTGAAGGTGCGCAGCGCCCAGCCCGAACCTGACGCGCACATTCAGGCGCAGGTGCAGGCGGCCCTGCTGCACGACTCCTACGTGCGCCGCCGCTGCTTTGCGGTGCAAGTGACCAATGGATGCGTGCAGCTAGCGGGCGTAGTGCCCGACCACTTCGACCGGGAGCGGGCAGCCGACGTGGCCGCTGGTATCAATGGGGTGGTGGAGGTGCTAAACCACGTGCGGCTGGCGGCGGCCCCCGGCGTCCAGGTAGCCCCCGATACCGGCGAGGCAGTGCCCCCTACCCTGGCCCTACTCAGCCGCGAGGCTATGGATGCCCAACTGGCCCAGCGCCTGCACCAGCACTACCACTGGTCGGCCCTGCTTCACAACCAGCCGATTGACCTGGGCGTGCGGGCCGGCCGCGTTACGCTCAGCGGCACTGTCGGCTCGTGGCTGGCCCGCCAGCAGGCCGTGAGTGAGGCCTACGCCTGCGGGGCAACGGACGTGAATAACCACCTGCGCATAATTGCCTGA
- a CDS encoding cytochrome ubiquinol oxidase subunit I: MSVEILARIQFAFTTVFYYIYPPLSIGLGVVLVIMEGMFLKTRNPMYERLTRFWIRISALIFGIGVATGIVMEFEFGTNWATYARYVGDIFGSALAAAGIFAFVLESGFLGILLFGWHRVSPRLHFFATVMVALGSMFSAVWIVVANSWQQTPAGFHLVGSGLTARAEVTDFWAMVFNPSSMDRLSHAVIGGFLSGSFLVLSVSAWYLLKGRFVVSSKAAFKIALAVATVSGLGQLITGHHSANGMAVNQPAKLAAFEGHYATLAARPAGAPARPAPRILLRVSVFSLLFGALGLAWYHRSRRPQHWHPRVGLLSPVRVLPSGELSQPVTRYIWPYHARRATHPRLS; this comes from the coding sequence ATGTCCGTCGAAATTCTCGCCCGCATTCAGTTTGCCTTCACCACTGTTTTCTACTACATCTACCCGCCGCTGAGCATCGGGCTGGGCGTGGTGTTGGTCATTATGGAGGGCATGTTTCTGAAGACGCGCAACCCCATGTACGAGCGCCTCACGCGGTTCTGGATTCGCATTTCTGCCCTCATCTTCGGCATCGGGGTAGCCACGGGTATCGTAATGGAGTTCGAGTTTGGCACCAACTGGGCCACCTACGCGCGCTACGTGGGCGACATTTTTGGCTCGGCGCTGGCGGCGGCGGGCATTTTTGCCTTTGTCCTGGAGTCGGGCTTTTTGGGCATTCTGCTCTTTGGTTGGCACCGGGTATCGCCGCGGTTGCACTTCTTTGCCACGGTGATGGTAGCGCTGGGCTCCATGTTTTCGGCCGTCTGGATTGTGGTGGCCAATTCCTGGCAGCAAACCCCGGCCGGCTTTCACCTCGTGGGCTCGGGCCTCACGGCGCGGGCCGAAGTCACCGACTTCTGGGCGATGGTCTTCAACCCAAGCAGTATGGACCGGCTTTCGCACGCCGTTATCGGCGGGTTTTTGTCTGGCTCGTTTCTGGTGCTGAGCGTGAGCGCCTGGTACCTGCTGAAAGGTCGGTTTGTGGTCAGCTCGAAGGCGGCGTTTAAGATTGCGCTGGCCGTGGCCACGGTATCGGGGCTGGGCCAACTCATCACCGGCCACCACTCGGCCAATGGCATGGCCGTAAACCAGCCCGCCAAGCTAGCGGCCTTTGAGGGCCACTACGCCACCTTGGCTGCCCGGCCGGCCGGGGCTCCGGCCCGGCCCGCACCCCGTATCCTGCTCAGGGTATCAGTCTTTTCGCTGCTGTTCGGGGCGCTGGGCCTGGCTTGGTATCACCGCAGCCGGCGACCCCAGCACTGGCACCCGCGGGTGGGCCTGCTGAGCCCCGTGCGGGTACTGCCCTCCGGCGAGTTGAGTCAGCCGGTTACCCGCTACATCTGGCCCTACCACGCCAGGCGAGCTACCCACCCGCGCCTGAGCTAG
- a CDS encoding nitroreductase family protein yields the protein MNRRQFWLAAGGVLLTAGGLAYLATKPSEPTAHPALPAGPVPLLPAEHEMLRLAALAPSGHNAQPWRVTRHAPFQWTIGNDRTRWLPAVDPTQRETMLSIGAFLQNLESAANHLGYACRWQLLNDNNQSASVIDVTLTKTAGLPTVDITSLLRRRTVRTGYRN from the coding sequence ATGAATCGGAGACAATTTTGGCTGGCCGCCGGGGGCGTGCTGCTCACTGCCGGCGGCCTCGCCTACCTGGCCACGAAGCCATCTGAACCCACTGCACACCCGGCCCTACCCGCCGGCCCGGTGCCGCTGCTGCCCGCCGAGCACGAAATGCTGCGCCTGGCCGCGCTGGCCCCCAGCGGCCATAATGCCCAACCCTGGCGAGTGACGCGCCACGCGCCCTTCCAGTGGACCATCGGCAACGACCGCACCCGCTGGCTGCCGGCCGTGGACCCTACCCAGCGCGAAACCATGCTGTCGATTGGAGCTTTCCTGCAAAACCTGGAATCTGCCGCCAATCATCTCGGCTACGCCTGCCGCTGGCAGCTGCTAAACGATAATAATCAGTCGGCCAGCGTAATAGATGTGACGCTGACCAAAACCGCGGGCCTCCCCACCGTGGACATCACGAGCCTCCTGCGCCGCCGCACGGTGCGCACGGGCTACCGCAACTAG
- a CDS encoding response regulator: MKTILLIEDDTFIRENTAELLTLTGYTVHTAENGKIGVEQALAARPDLVICDIMMPVLDGFGVLHIFNQNPQLAGVPFIFLTAKTERADQRRGMELGADDYLTKPFSENELLSAVSGRLDRFQHLKPDYDLQAGGLSEFLDDAQAVGNLAGLSADRRAHPLRRKQDVYLEGDEPTRVYFVQSGRVKTVKTTEGGKELITGFYGPGEFFGYLALLGQTPHTDSAVAVDDSELVYIPQDDFSQLVLRNPAVSQQFIHLLAGRVGEREQQLLAMAYSSIRRRVADTLLRLYEPTAADPEATIQLTREDMAAMVGTAPESLIRTLSEFNHSGLIELTPKNIRVLEPEKLRRAHW; the protein is encoded by the coding sequence ATGAAAACGATTCTGCTGATTGAGGACGATACGTTCATCCGGGAAAACACGGCCGAGCTGCTCACGCTCACCGGCTACACCGTGCACACCGCCGAAAACGGCAAAATTGGCGTGGAACAGGCCCTGGCCGCCCGGCCCGATTTGGTCATCTGCGACATTATGATGCCGGTGCTCGACGGCTTCGGCGTGCTGCACATCTTCAACCAGAACCCGCAGCTGGCGGGCGTGCCGTTCATCTTCCTCACCGCCAAAACCGAGCGCGCCGACCAGCGCCGCGGCATGGAGCTGGGCGCCGACGACTACCTCACCAAGCCCTTCAGCGAGAATGAGCTGCTGAGCGCCGTGAGCGGCCGCCTCGACCGCTTCCAGCACCTCAAGCCCGACTACGACCTGCAAGCCGGTGGCCTGAGTGAGTTTCTGGACGACGCCCAGGCCGTGGGCAACCTGGCCGGCCTCTCGGCCGACCGCCGCGCCCACCCCCTGCGCCGCAAGCAGGACGTGTACCTGGAAGGCGACGAGCCCACGCGGGTGTATTTCGTGCAGTCCGGCCGCGTCAAAACCGTGAAAACCACTGAGGGGGGTAAGGAGCTGATTACCGGTTTCTACGGCCCCGGCGAGTTCTTCGGCTACCTGGCGCTGCTGGGCCAAACGCCACACACCGACTCGGCCGTGGCCGTTGATGACTCGGAGCTGGTCTACATTCCGCAGGATGATTTTTCGCAGCTCGTGCTGCGTAATCCGGCGGTCAGCCAGCAGTTTATTCACCTGCTGGCGGGCCGCGTGGGCGAGCGCGAGCAGCAGCTGCTGGCAATGGCCTACAGCTCCATCCGCCGCCGCGTGGCCGACACGCTGCTGCGCCTCTACGAGCCCACGGCCGCCGACCCCGAGGCCACCATTCAGCTCACCCGCGAGGACATGGCAGCGATGGTGGGCACCGCCCCCGAGTCGCTGATTCGCACGCTCAGCGAGTTTAACCACAGCGGGTTGATTGAACTGACGCCCAAGAATATCCGGGTGCTGGAGCCCGAAAAGCTGCGCCGCGCGCACTGGTAG
- a CDS encoding sensor histidine kinase translates to MLSAAYTTILSNLLYTHSREFVGIYDVEVGWFTQVNPMAVQLLGYASEEAFLTDPDHSLRLPPWTVAEWHDLCELTKREGHHEQETTIRRHTGEPFLAYMRLTYFEAAGRASLLVCLTEQSPLQRAERDLAHSVRRFEAVFANATIGIIVCDKAGTMVSANELAGELFGYSLAALLGQRIEVLVPGAAGRHHEQLRETFNQNPQVRSMGLHRVLQGQRQDGSVFPVEVSLSYFYLDEELYVVAYILDISLKQAAEQELVAQHQHVARLNAELEQKVADRTQALLSTLAELEERGRELALALAAEQELGELKSRFVSMASHEFRTPLTAVLTSATLIGKYPGTDQQAQRLRHLARIEASVNHLNAILEEFLSVGRIEEGTMEAHPTTLNLTTLLTETLADVESLRKPGQIFVRLVECPDPFRLDSSLLRKILVNLLSNALKYSGDNAVVTVRASCHANQLVLSVEDQGVGISEADQAHLFERFFRARNVSTVPGTGLGLYIIAKYLEMMRGTIALRSKLGQGTTVTVTIPYENDSAD, encoded by the coding sequence ATGCTTTCCGCTGCCTATACCACCATTCTCTCCAATCTGCTCTACACCCACTCCCGCGAGTTTGTGGGTATTTATGATGTGGAGGTGGGCTGGTTCACGCAGGTAAACCCCATGGCCGTGCAGCTGCTGGGCTACGCCTCGGAAGAAGCCTTCCTCACTGACCCCGACCACTCGCTACGCTTGCCGCCCTGGACGGTGGCCGAGTGGCACGACCTCTGCGAGCTTACCAAGCGCGAAGGCCACCACGAGCAGGAAACCACCATTCGGCGCCACACCGGCGAGCCGTTTCTGGCCTATATGCGGCTCACGTATTTTGAGGCCGCGGGCCGGGCCTCGCTCCTCGTGTGCCTCACCGAGCAAAGCCCGCTGCAACGGGCCGAGCGCGACCTGGCCCACAGCGTGCGCCGCTTCGAGGCCGTGTTTGCCAATGCCACCATCGGCATCATCGTTTGTGATAAAGCCGGTACTATGGTGTCGGCCAATGAGTTGGCCGGGGAGCTGTTTGGCTACTCGCTGGCTGCGCTGCTGGGCCAGCGCATCGAAGTGCTGGTGCCCGGTGCCGCCGGCCGCCACCACGAGCAGCTGCGCGAAACGTTCAACCAAAACCCGCAGGTGCGTAGCATGGGTTTGCACCGCGTGCTGCAAGGGCAGCGCCAGGATGGCTCGGTGTTCCCGGTAGAAGTGAGCCTGAGCTACTTCTACCTCGATGAGGAGCTGTACGTGGTGGCTTACATCCTCGACATCAGCCTCAAGCAGGCCGCCGAGCAGGAGCTGGTTGCCCAGCATCAGCACGTGGCTCGCCTCAACGCCGAGCTGGAGCAAAAGGTGGCCGACCGCACCCAGGCCCTGCTCAGCACCCTGGCCGAGCTGGAAGAGCGCGGCCGGGAGCTGGCCCTGGCCCTGGCCGCCGAGCAGGAGCTGGGCGAGCTGAAGTCGCGCTTCGTGAGCATGGCCTCGCACGAGTTTCGCACCCCGCTCACGGCCGTGCTCACCTCGGCCACGCTCATCGGCAAGTACCCCGGCACCGACCAGCAGGCCCAGCGCCTGCGCCACCTGGCGCGCATCGAAGCCTCCGTTAACCACCTCAACGCCATTCTGGAAGAGTTTCTTTCGGTGGGCCGCATCGAGGAAGGCACGATGGAAGCGCACCCCACTACCCTCAACCTGACCACGCTGCTCACCGAAACGCTGGCCGACGTGGAAAGCCTGCGCAAGCCCGGCCAAATCTTCGTGCGCCTGGTCGAGTGCCCCGACCCGTTTCGCCTCGATTCGTCGCTGCTACGCAAAATCCTGGTCAACCTGCTTTCCAACGCCCTCAAGTATTCGGGCGACAACGCGGTGGTGACGGTGCGGGCCAGCTGCCACGCCAACCAATTGGTGCTGAGCGTGGAAGACCAGGGGGTAGGGATTTCGGAGGCCGACCAGGCGCACCTGTTCGAGCGGTTTTTCCGGGCCCGCAACGTCAGCACCGTGCCCGGCACCGGGCTGGGCCTCTACATCATTGCCAAGTACCTGGAAATGATGCGGGGCACCATTGCCCTGCGCAGCAAGCTGGGCCAGGGCACCACCGTCACCGTCACCATTCCCTATGAAAACGATTCTGCTGATTGA
- a CDS encoding thioredoxin, with product MPIPTPTPTAALAADAAVLLVLLPTEGTAPPVRAATLAALQALQQRLGSAIRVLSVDDASHPAVVQSFQATNLPAFVLVRRGVELWRQQGLPEGEFIVAQLLAQLALPPAG from the coding sequence ATGCCCATCCCTACCCCCACTCCAACTGCTGCCCTGGCCGCCGATGCGGCAGTGCTGCTAGTGCTGCTGCCGACGGAGGGCACGGCCCCGCCGGTGCGGGCGGCTACCCTAGCGGCCCTCCAGGCCTTGCAGCAGCGGCTGGGCAGCGCTATCCGGGTGCTGTCGGTGGATGATGCCAGCCATCCGGCGGTGGTGCAGAGCTTCCAAGCAACCAACTTGCCGGCCTTCGTGCTGGTGCGGCGGGGCGTGGAGCTATGGCGGCAGCAGGGCCTGCCCGAAGGCGAGTTTATCGTGGCCCAACTGCTGGCCCAGCTCGCCCTACCCCCTGCCGGGTAG
- a CDS encoding BLUF domain-containing protein gives MGLFHLIYHSQGQQPFDTPALTALLLQARAFNRENHLSGLLLHAPDDRFFQLLEGEEATVRTLYYDHIVPDPRHYNCRLVGAGACAERSFADWNMGFRVANAQELYALLAAGTPHSLVLFAPQPRVRPELLKLLLDFVGDHEPESLNYP, from the coding sequence ATGGGCCTGTTCCACCTCATTTACCACAGCCAGGGCCAGCAGCCTTTTGACACGCCGGCCCTGACGGCCCTGCTGCTGCAGGCCCGCGCCTTCAACCGCGAAAACCACCTCTCGGGCCTGCTGCTGCACGCGCCCGACGACCGGTTTTTTCAGCTTCTGGAGGGCGAGGAAGCCACGGTGCGCACGCTCTACTACGACCACATCGTGCCCGACCCGCGCCACTACAATTGCCGCCTGGTGGGCGCCGGGGCCTGCGCCGAGCGCAGCTTTGCCGACTGGAACATGGGCTTCCGCGTGGCCAACGCCCAGGAGCTGTACGCACTGCTGGCCGCCGGCACGCCCCACTCGCTGGTGCTGTTTGCCCCCCAGCCCCGCGTGCGCCCCGAGCTGCTGAAGCTGCTGCTCGATTTTGTGGGCGACCACGAGCCGGAGTCGCTTAACTATCCGTAA
- a CDS encoding PAS domain-containing sensor histidine kinase, translated as MGPYPPFWKQHGPGIASARAARAHPPQLLFSELLPMPDFANFFQDQAEASAHVQFVYDLAAGRLIFVNAAYEQVFGGTCGLVNAELPDLLQRLHPDDRAYLAHYWARWQQGAPANEVEVRLLHAGQPHQWFCLTPSYQPDAQGRVLLGGTLRDTSVLKRYQENADLFNSRKNATLEILSHDLSGAFILVQQIAEFLREEVTAPLHSRVPEMLGVLETTSRDSVKMIRDLINIEFLTSANTDLKVDRVDVGAVLRVPLDQLQTGQRVLGHAFTYTLPATPIYANIDVNKFTQVLINLVGNAFKFTPDAGLVAVHIEPGPGIVRIRVVDDGIGIPLAMQPYLFERFTKARRPGLRGEATTGLGLALCKTIVEWHHGHISVASQPGQGSTFTIEIPRAETVDTPALVGAVEVVG; from the coding sequence ATGGGTCCCTACCCCCCCTTTTGGAAGCAGCACGGCCCCGGCATCGCTAGTGCCAGGGCCGCCCGTGCGCACCCTCCCCAGCTGCTTTTTAGCGAATTACTACCGATGCCCGACTTCGCCAATTTCTTTCAGGACCAGGCGGAAGCCAGCGCCCACGTTCAGTTCGTGTACGACCTGGCGGCGGGCCGCCTTATCTTCGTCAACGCCGCGTATGAGCAGGTTTTCGGGGGTACTTGCGGGCTGGTGAATGCCGAGCTGCCCGACTTGCTCCAGCGCTTGCACCCCGACGACCGGGCTTACCTGGCGCACTACTGGGCGCGGTGGCAGCAGGGCGCGCCCGCCAACGAAGTGGAAGTGCGCCTGCTGCACGCGGGCCAGCCGCACCAGTGGTTTTGCCTTACCCCCTCCTACCAGCCCGATGCGCAGGGCCGGGTGCTGCTCGGGGGCACCCTGCGCGATACCAGCGTGCTGAAGCGCTACCAGGAAAACGCCGACCTGTTCAACAGCCGCAAAAACGCTACCCTCGAAATTCTATCGCACGACCTGAGCGGTGCCTTTATTTTGGTGCAGCAGATTGCCGAATTTCTGCGGGAGGAAGTGACCGCGCCGCTCCATAGCCGGGTGCCCGAGATGCTGGGCGTGCTGGAAACCACCAGCCGCGACAGCGTAAAAATGATTCGGGACCTTATTAATATAGAGTTCCTGACCTCGGCCAACACCGACCTGAAAGTGGACCGCGTGGACGTGGGGGCCGTGCTGCGCGTGCCCCTCGACCAGCTGCAGACCGGCCAGCGGGTGCTCGGCCACGCCTTCACCTACACGCTGCCCGCCACGCCGATATACGCCAACATCGACGTCAATAAATTCACGCAGGTGCTCATCAACCTGGTCGGCAACGCCTTCAAATTCACCCCCGATGCCGGCCTCGTGGCCGTGCACATCGAGCCGGGCCCCGGCATAGTCCGCATTCGCGTGGTAGACGATGGCATCGGCATTCCGCTGGCCATGCAGCCCTATTTGTTTGAGCGCTTTACCAAGGCCCGCCGGCCGGGCCTGCGCGGCGAAGCCACCACCGGGCTGGGCCTGGCCCTGTGCAAAACCATCGTGGAGTGGCACCACGGCCACATTTCCGTGGCCAGCCAACCGGGCCAGGGCAGCACGTTCACCATCGAGATTCCGCGGGCCGAAACCGTGGACACGCCGGCTTTGGTGGGCGCGGTGGAGGTGGTGGGGTAG
- the tpiA gene encoding triose-phosphate isomerase: MRRKMIAGNWKMNKTLPEATALLTAIAEGLPADAAPGVAVVVCPPALYLVPALPLLRPGSAVLLGAQNCAQQAAGAYTGEISAAMLHSVGVTYVVLGHSERRHYFGETNALVAEKVRLALTNKLLPIFCCGESAAVRAHGDYLGFVKTQLSESLFHLSAEAFGNVVVAYEPLWAIGSGKPATAAQAQQVHAALRQHIAQRYGAAVAAATLILYGGSITPSDVDPFLCEPDIDGALVGGASLHAREFIALVRAAQRAVAGPAVVAAPVA, translated from the coding sequence ATGCGCAGGAAAATGATTGCCGGCAACTGGAAGATGAACAAGACGCTGCCCGAGGCCACCGCCCTGCTCACGGCCATTGCAGAAGGTCTGCCCGCCGACGCGGCACCCGGCGTGGCGGTGGTAGTGTGCCCGCCGGCGCTGTACCTGGTGCCGGCCCTACCCCTGCTGCGGCCCGGCAGCGCGGTTTTGCTAGGCGCGCAAAACTGCGCGCAGCAGGCCGCGGGGGCCTACACGGGCGAGATTTCGGCGGCCATGCTGCACTCCGTGGGGGTAACCTACGTGGTACTGGGGCACAGCGAGCGGCGCCATTACTTCGGCGAAACCAATGCGCTGGTGGCCGAAAAAGTACGTCTCGCCCTCACCAACAAGCTACTACCTATTTTTTGCTGCGGCGAGTCGGCGGCGGTGCGCGCCCACGGCGACTACCTCGGCTTTGTGAAAACCCAGCTCAGCGAGAGCCTTTTCCATTTGTCGGCCGAAGCGTTCGGGAACGTCGTGGTGGCCTACGAGCCGCTGTGGGCCATCGGCTCGGGGAAGCCGGCCACGGCGGCGCAGGCCCAGCAGGTGCACGCCGCCCTGCGCCAGCACATTGCCCAGCGCTACGGGGCCGCGGTAGCCGCGGCCACGCTCATCCTATACGGCGGCAGCATTACGCCGTCCGATGTTGACCCCTTCCTATGCGAGCCTGATATCGACGGGGCTTTGGTGGGCGGGGCCTCGCTGCACGCCCGCGAGTTTATTGCCTTGGTGCGGGCCGCGCAGCGGGCCGTGGCCGGGCCGGCCGTGGTGGCTGCACCAGTTGCCTAA
- a CDS encoding alpha/beta hydrolase — protein MQQPFISGSSRLKMKKLPVVLVVLFAILGGTYLGFQRYTEKVMDRITLQVTPAPTRPSAIGLKYRELTLTQRGRTVKAWIVTAPGKSRAHPVVVLFNGRGDNRSEWLCFQQYLASNGIASVSFDYGPLADTLCPQGSSHLAQVGGDVKTILDTLQLLHPKTENVFLLAHSVGNAVMLQLYPAIDSPLIKGVIICNAFASMKQWSEQRGQLSPLVAALFPVYYDNTVGVQRVTQPILLLHSRNDRVNLFSDAQALYAAIKSPKIFITFDHYGHNDLYKPHMLPYWGPIVHFINAHSAK, from the coding sequence GTGCAACAACCCTTTATTTCAGGTAGCTCCCGTCTCAAGATGAAAAAACTACCGGTTGTGCTCGTTGTCTTATTTGCCATACTAGGCGGAACGTACCTTGGTTTTCAGCGCTACACTGAAAAGGTGATGGACCGCATCACGCTCCAGGTAACTCCGGCGCCTACCCGCCCTTCCGCCATCGGATTGAAGTACCGCGAACTGACCCTTACCCAGCGCGGCAGAACTGTTAAAGCCTGGATAGTAACAGCGCCCGGCAAGTCCCGTGCGCACCCCGTCGTGGTGCTATTTAACGGGCGGGGGGACAACCGGTCCGAATGGCTTTGTTTTCAGCAGTACCTGGCCAGCAACGGCATTGCGTCGGTTTCCTTCGACTACGGCCCGCTGGCCGATACCCTGTGCCCGCAAGGAAGCTCCCACCTGGCCCAGGTGGGCGGCGACGTAAAAACCATCCTGGATACCCTGCAACTGCTGCACCCAAAGACGGAAAACGTATTTCTGCTGGCGCACTCCGTCGGAAACGCCGTGATGCTCCAACTCTACCCCGCGATTGATTCACCCCTTATCAAAGGGGTAATTATTTGCAATGCCTTCGCTTCGATGAAACAATGGAGCGAGCAGCGCGGCCAATTGTCGCCCTTGGTGGCGGCCCTTTTCCCTGTGTATTACGATAATACAGTTGGCGTGCAACGGGTCACGCAACCCATTCTACTGCTGCATAGCCGAAACGACCGCGTGAATCTGTTTAGCGACGCGCAGGCGCTTTACGCAGCCATTAAATCGCCTAAAATATTCATCACGTTCGACCACTACGGCCACAACGACCTGTACAAACCACATATGCTACCCTACTGGGGGCCCATTGTGCACTTTATCAACGCGCATTCCGCCAAGTAG
- a CDS encoding SRPBCC family protein, protein MQKNPKQLACVSLALGAVAAAVVIAEKTSVYPAAARPNPAAPAQTDQTIRISAPPEKVWQVLSRVNQWAAWQPDISRPHLNGPLQPGTSFDWKTSGLLIHSTLHTVEPNAALGWSGRAFGSFAVHNWTLTAQPDGSTAVRVKESMEGWLVSLLQPVFQKGLDSSIKRWLARLKQQAEQA, encoded by the coding sequence ATGCAAAAGAATCCGAAACAGCTCGCGTGTGTTTCCCTGGCCCTCGGGGCCGTAGCCGCCGCCGTAGTTATTGCCGAAAAAACTAGTGTGTACCCAGCGGCGGCGCGGCCCAACCCCGCTGCCCCCGCCCAGACCGACCAAACCATCCGCATCAGCGCCCCGCCCGAGAAGGTCTGGCAGGTGCTCAGCCGGGTAAACCAGTGGGCCGCCTGGCAGCCCGACATCAGCCGCCCGCACCTGAACGGCCCGTTGCAGCCGGGCACGAGCTTCGACTGGAAAACCAGCGGGCTGCTCATCCATTCGACCCTGCACACCGTCGAGCCCAACGCCGCTCTGGGCTGGTCGGGCCGGGCGTTCGGGTCGTTTGCCGTGCACAACTGGACCCTCACCGCCCAGCCGGATGGCAGCACCGCGGTGCGGGTAAAAGAAAGCATGGAAGGCTGGCTGGTGAGCCTGCTCCAGCCCGTGTTTCAAAAAGGGCTGGATTCCTCCATCAAGCGCTGGTTGGCGCGCCTGAAGCAGCAGGCCGAACAGGCGTAG